From Oryza brachyantha chromosome 9, ObraRS2, whole genome shotgun sequence, a single genomic window includes:
- the LOC102716998 gene encoding SKP1-like protein 5, with the protein MDTESGKTILLISSDGHRFEVTEAAASMSRLLSNMIEDGCTDNGVTLPNVTGDMLAKIVKYCDKHAAVTSELAAAGFSDAAAREESRVEKLKEFDAELVSLDVPTLFRLIMAADFMDVKGLLDAACQHVADMAKDMTVEQMRETFNIENDLTREEEAAIRRENAWAFATRR; encoded by the coding sequence ATGGACACCGAGAGCGGCAAGACGATCCTCCTCATCAGCTCCGACGGCCACCGCTTCGAGgtgacggaggcggcggcgagcatgtCGAGGCTCCTGTCCAACATGATCGAGGACGGCTGCACGGACAACGGGGTCACCCTCCCCAACGTCACCGGCGACATGCTCGCCAAGATCGTCAAGTACTGCGACAAGCACGCCGCCGTCACCTCGgagctggccgccgccggcttctccgacgccgccgccagagAAGAATCACGCGTGGAGAAGCTGAAGGAGTTCGACGCCGAGCTGGTGAGCCTGGACGTCCCGACGCTGTTCAGGCTGATCATGGCAGCCGACTTCATGGACGTCAAGGGCCTGCTGGATGCGGCCTGCCAGCATGTGGCGGACATGGCGAAAGACATGACGGTGGAGCAGATGAGGGAGACGTTCAACATTGAGAACGACCTTActcgcgaggaggaggcggcgatcCGGCGGGAGAACGCTTGGGCCTTCGCCACGAGACGTTAG